A window of Vibrio ishigakensis contains these coding sequences:
- the pta gene encoding phosphate acetyltransferase, whose product MSRTIMLVPISAGVGLTSVSMGIIRAMERKGVNVSFYKPIAQPRTGGSQPDLTSTILESNNDIKIGVSTPMNEAQDLIRNEQTDVLLETIVERFNQINDADVTLIEGLVPTRKHPFANQVNEEIAKTLGAEIVFVATPGTYNSAQLAERIEVAVSNFGGKKNKNISGVIINKLNAPVDEAGRTRPDLSEIFDENDAAHQADVKAMEIINSSPIRVLGCVPWSVELIATRAVDMAKHLNADFINEGDASTRRIKSITFCARSLPNMIEHFKPGSLLVTSADRPDVIVAASLAAMNGVDIGAILLTGGYDIPESIHTLCKPALETGLPIFKAQGNTWQTSLNLQSFSLEVPADDKERIEFVNEHVASNIDGQWIDSLTEGAVASRRLSPPAFRYQLTEFARRANKRIILPEGDEPRTVKAAAICAERGIANCVLLGNPEEIKRVAAQQGVELGAGVEIIDSDAVREKYVPRLVELRGKKGMTEVVAREKLQDSVYLGTMMLEANEVDGLVSGAVHTTANTIVPPFQIIKTAPDTSIVSSIFFMLLPDQVLVYGDCAINPDPTAEQLAEIAIQSAESAEAFGIDPRVAMISYSTGESGKGADVDKVREATKLAKEKRPDLIIDGPLQYDAAIMENVAASKAPNSPVAGKATVFVFPDLNTGNTTYKAVQRSADLVSIGPMLQGMRKPVNDLSRGALVDDIVYTIALTAIQATQ is encoded by the coding sequence ATGTCTCGTACCATTATGCTTGTCCCAATTAGCGCTGGTGTAGGTCTTACCAGTGTTAGCATGGGTATTATTCGCGCAATGGAGCGTAAAGGCGTAAACGTATCGTTTTACAAGCCAATCGCACAACCGCGCACAGGTGGCAGTCAGCCAGATCTAACTTCGACTATCCTAGAGTCAAACAACGACATCAAGATCGGTGTTTCTACTCCAATGAACGAAGCACAAGATCTTATTCGTAATGAGCAAACTGACGTTCTGCTTGAAACCATCGTTGAGCGTTTCAACCAAATCAACGATGCAGACGTGACTCTAATCGAAGGTCTAGTTCCTACTCGTAAGCACCCATTCGCTAACCAAGTGAACGAAGAGATCGCTAAGACTCTTGGTGCTGAGATCGTATTCGTTGCAACTCCTGGTACTTACAACTCAGCACAACTTGCTGAGCGTATCGAGGTTGCAGTGTCTAACTTCGGTGGTAAGAAGAACAAAAACATCTCTGGTGTTATCATCAACAAGCTTAACGCTCCAGTTGATGAAGCAGGCCGTACTCGCCCTGACCTATCAGAGATCTTTGACGAGAACGACGCAGCGCACCAAGCTGACGTTAAAGCGATGGAAATCATCAACTCAAGCCCTATCCGCGTACTAGGTTGCGTGCCATGGAGCGTTGAGCTAATCGCTACTCGTGCCGTTGATATGGCTAAGCACCTAAACGCTGATTTCATCAACGAAGGTGACGCATCTACTCGTCGTATCAAGAGCATCACTTTCTGTGCACGTTCACTGCCAAACATGATCGAGCACTTCAAGCCAGGTTCACTACTAGTAACCTCTGCTGACCGTCCAGACGTAATCGTTGCAGCATCTCTTGCAGCAATGAACGGCGTAGACATCGGTGCTATCCTACTGACTGGCGGCTACGACATCCCTGAGTCAATCCACACTCTATGTAAGCCTGCTCTAGAGACTGGTCTTCCAATCTTCAAAGCACAAGGTAACACTTGGCAGACTTCTCTGAACCTTCAGAGCTTCAGCCTAGAAGTTCCAGCTGACGATAAAGAGCGCATCGAGTTCGTTAACGAACACGTTGCAAGCAACATCGACGGCCAATGGATCGACTCTCTAACTGAAGGTGCAGTTGCATCTCGTCGCCTAAGCCCACCAGCATTCCGTTACCAGCTAACTGAATTCGCTCGTCGTGCTAACAAGCGCATCATCCTTCCAGAAGGTGATGAGCCACGCACAGTTAAAGCTGCAGCTATCTGTGCTGAGCGCGGTATCGCGAACTGCGTGCTTCTAGGTAACCCAGAAGAAATCAAACGCGTTGCTGCACAGCAAGGTGTTGAGCTAGGTGCTGGCGTTGAGATCATCGACTCTGACGCAGTACGTGAGAAGTACGTTCCTCGTCTAGTTGAGCTTCGTGGTAAGAAAGGTATGACTGAGGTTGTTGCTCGTGAGAAGCTACAAGACTCTGTTTACCTAGGTACTATGATGCTAGAAGCGAACGAAGTAGATGGCCTAGTTTCGGGTGCAGTACACACTACTGCGAACACCATCGTTCCTCCGTTCCAAATCATCAAGACAGCTCCAGACACGTCTATCGTATCTTCAATCTTCTTCATGCTTCTGCCTGATCAAGTTCTTGTATACGGTGACTGTGCGATCAACCCAGATCCAACAGCTGAGCAACTTGCTGAAATCGCTATCCAATCTGCAGAATCTGCAGAGGCGTTCGGTATCGACCCTCGCGTTGCTATGATCTCTTACTCTACTGGTGAATCTGGTAAGGGTGCAGACGTAGATAAAGTACGTGAAGCGACCAAGCTAGCGAAAGAGAAGCGTCCTGATCTAATCATCGACGGTCCTCTACAGTACGACGCAGCTATCATGGAAAACGTTGCAGCTTCTAAAGCTCCAAACTCTCCAGTAGCAGGTAAGGCAACTGTATTCGTATTCCCAGATCTAAACACTGGTAACACGACTTACAAAGCGGTACAACGTTCAGCTGACCTAGTATCTATCGGTCCAATGCTGCAAGGTATGCGCAAGCCAGTTAACGACCTGTCTCGTGGCGCGCTAGTAGACGATATCGTTTACACCATCGCTCTTACTGCGATCCAAGCAACTCAATAA
- the fadD gene encoding long-chain-fatty-acid--CoA ligase FadD, with protein sequence MNKPWLSRYPADVPESIDPDTYPSLVEMFENAVRRFPDQPAFINMGSVMTYRKLEERSRAFAAYLQNELKLKKGDRVALMMPNLLQYPIALFGVLRAGCIAVNVNPLYTPRELEHQLNDAEVETIVIVSNFANTLEQIVDNTKVKNVVLTSLGQMLPTAKGTIVDFVVKYVKGMVPKYDLPGAISFKQSLQKGRRLQYVKPFMSGEDIAFLQYTGGTTGVAKGAILTHTNMVANVLQAKAAYGAKLDEGRELVVTALPLYHIFALTVNGLLFMELGATNLLITNPRDIPTFVKELKKVPFTAITGVNTLFNALVNNEDFHELDFSRMKLSVGGGMAVQQAVADKWKKTTGVFLLEGYGLTECSPLVSGCPHDMTDYNGSIGLPVPSTEVRVVDDEGNPLPNTEVGELQVRGPQVMQGYYKRPEATREVISQEGWLSTGDVVRFDDEGFLHIVDRKKDMILVSGFNVYPNEIEDVVALHGKVLEVAAIGEPHEVSGEVVKICVVKRDPSLTKDELINHCRQHLTGYKVPKIVEFMEDLPKTNVGKILRRELRTEQSQTA encoded by the coding sequence GTGAATAAACCTTGGCTCTCCCGTTATCCCGCTGACGTGCCAGAATCAATTGACCCGGATACCTATCCGTCTCTAGTGGAGATGTTTGAGAACGCAGTTCGCCGTTTCCCAGATCAACCAGCCTTTATCAATATGGGCTCGGTTATGACATATCGTAAGCTGGAAGAGCGTAGCCGAGCATTCGCTGCTTATCTTCAGAACGAATTGAAATTGAAAAAGGGTGACCGTGTCGCTCTTATGATGCCGAACCTGCTGCAATATCCGATTGCTCTGTTTGGTGTGCTTCGTGCTGGCTGTATCGCAGTAAACGTAAACCCGCTATACACCCCACGTGAACTAGAGCATCAGCTAAACGATGCCGAGGTTGAGACCATAGTTATTGTCTCGAACTTCGCCAATACCCTTGAGCAGATCGTAGATAACACCAAAGTGAAGAATGTGGTGCTGACTAGCCTAGGTCAGATGCTACCTACGGCTAAGGGTACGATCGTTGACTTCGTAGTTAAATACGTTAAGGGCATGGTGCCTAAGTATGACCTACCAGGTGCTATCTCATTCAAACAATCGCTACAGAAAGGCCGTCGCTTACAATATGTGAAGCCGTTTATGAGCGGTGAGGATATTGCTTTCTTGCAATACACTGGCGGTACCACCGGTGTGGCGAAAGGTGCGATTCTTACACACACCAATATGGTGGCAAACGTTCTTCAAGCGAAAGCTGCTTATGGCGCTAAGCTAGATGAAGGTCGTGAGCTAGTGGTAACTGCGCTTCCTCTGTATCACATCTTTGCGCTTACCGTGAACGGCTTGCTGTTTATGGAGCTAGGTGCGACCAACCTGCTTATCACTAACCCGCGTGATATCCCAACCTTTGTTAAAGAGTTGAAGAAGGTGCCGTTTACCGCTATCACAGGTGTAAACACACTATTTAACGCTCTGGTTAACAATGAAGACTTTCATGAGCTAGATTTCAGTCGTATGAAGCTCTCTGTTGGTGGTGGTATGGCGGTTCAGCAGGCTGTTGCTGACAAATGGAAGAAAACCACAGGCGTATTCCTGCTTGAGGGTTACGGTCTAACCGAGTGCTCGCCACTGGTTTCTGGTTGTCCGCACGATATGACGGACTACAACGGCTCTATCGGTCTGCCTGTGCCTTCTACTGAGGTGCGTGTGGTGGACGATGAGGGTAATCCACTGCCAAATACCGAAGTGGGCGAGCTTCAGGTTCGAGGCCCACAGGTGATGCAGGGCTATTACAAGCGTCCAGAAGCCACTCGTGAGGTTATCTCACAAGAGGGTTGGCTATCTACGGGTGATGTGGTGCGCTTTGACGATGAAGGCTTCCTGCATATCGTTGATCGTAAGAAAGACATGATTTTGGTTTCTGGCTTTAACGTGTATCCTAATGAGATTGAAGATGTGGTTGCTCTGCACGGTAAAGTGCTTGAGGTGGCTGCTATCGGCGAACCGCATGAGGTTTCTGGTGAGGTGGTGAAGATCTGCGTAGTGAAACGCGATCCATCTCTGACCAAGGATGAGCTGATCAACCATTGTCGTCAGCATCTGACCGGTTATAAAGTGCCTAAGATTGTTGAGTTTATGGAAGATCTGCCAAAAACCAACGTTGGTAAGATACTAAGGCGAGAGCTCAGAACCGAGCAAAGCCAAACAGCATAA
- the rnd gene encoding ribonuclease D translates to MNYQIITSNQELQNVCDVARKHSAVMLDTEFVRTRTFYPQLGLVQMFDGEILSLVDTNVITDVTPIVELLQDQSVLKVLHACGEDIEVFQHHFQTVPSPMVDTQVMAAFLGHGLSTGFAALVNEYLGVELDKSESRTDWLARPLTQKQLDYAAADVFYLLPMYQKLHAKIEEMGLWQDAIQETELQLSKRVRDTNPENAYLDIKGAWQLSPQQLSILKPLATWRYEQAVKKDLALNFVFKEADLLTVARYSLTSWREMERRECDVRSVKRYGRVITQIVNDAKETPKGEWPAKIERLVDMTGYKQVFKLLKDELKLVVDKSHLAPEFLASKKQINQLISWVWRKDKNPEALPDLMQGWRKPLLGDKLLAKLEANR, encoded by the coding sequence TTGAATTATCAAATAATTACTAGCAACCAAGAGTTGCAAAACGTCTGCGATGTAGCCCGTAAGCACTCTGCGGTAATGCTAGATACTGAGTTTGTGCGCACCCGTACCTTTTACCCACAATTGGGTTTGGTACAGATGTTCGACGGTGAGATCTTATCCTTGGTGGACACCAATGTAATCACCGACGTGACGCCGATTGTGGAACTGCTACAAGACCAATCTGTGCTTAAGGTATTACATGCCTGCGGTGAAGATATCGAGGTGTTCCAACACCATTTCCAAACTGTGCCTAGCCCTATGGTGGACACTCAGGTAATGGCGGCCTTCCTTGGTCATGGTCTGTCGACTGGCTTTGCTGCTCTAGTGAACGAATACCTAGGCGTTGAGCTAGATAAGAGTGAGTCTCGTACCGATTGGCTTGCGCGTCCTCTGACACAGAAACAGCTAGATTACGCGGCAGCGGATGTGTTTTATCTGCTTCCTATGTATCAAAAGCTGCACGCCAAGATCGAGGAAATGGGCCTATGGCAAGATGCCATTCAAGAGACTGAGCTTCAGCTGTCTAAGCGTGTGCGCGATACCAATCCAGAGAATGCTTATCTAGATATCAAGGGTGCATGGCAGCTAAGCCCGCAACAACTGAGTATCCTAAAACCTCTTGCGACTTGGCGCTACGAGCAAGCGGTGAAGAAAGACCTGGCTTTGAACTTCGTGTTTAAAGAAGCCGACCTTTTGACCGTAGCCCGCTATAGCTTGACCTCATGGCGTGAGATGGAGCGTCGAGAGTGTGATGTGCGCTCGGTGAAGCGCTATGGTCGTGTCATTACCCAGATAGTCAACGATGCCAAAGAAACCCCTAAAGGTGAGTGGCCAGCTAAGATTGAGCGCCTTGTGGATATGACAGGCTATAAGCAGGTGTTCAAACTACTCAAAGATGAGCTTAAGCTGGTAGTGGATAAGTCTCATCTGGCTCCTGAATTTCTGGCGTCTAAAAAGCAGATTAATCAGCTAATCTCCTGGGTGTGGCGCAAGGATAAGAATCCAGAAGCCTTGCCAGATTTAATGCAAGGCTGGCGAAAGCCACTACTTGGTGACAAGCTTCTGGCAAAGCTTGAAGCGAATCGCTAA
- a CDS encoding alpha/beta fold hydrolase yields the protein MQFNLNDYQLSTIEVSNDSHVETVLFLHGWLDNAASFEPLIAQMVTLNPRLRYIALDLPGHGYSSHAKSGFYPFHDYLDVLNQVITELKTPVHLVGHSMGALISSCYSAAFSEHVLSLTQIEGYGPMFEPEHNAISRLKKGIQSRQRIINKPRRLFPDIAPMLALRASSTELTEEQIAPIVHRDIIEQKFGWQWRHDPRLKADSLYRMSESHAKQVLNLLPNKNLLILGKTGFAGLPHHFEQHGNPNTKLLEIEGGHHCHISTPEPIARAFFELLNA from the coding sequence GTGCAATTTAACCTTAATGACTATCAGCTGAGTACTATTGAGGTCTCGAACGACTCACATGTAGAAACTGTTCTATTTCTGCATGGTTGGCTCGACAATGCGGCCTCATTCGAGCCTCTGATTGCACAGATGGTTACGCTCAATCCTCGCCTTAGATACATAGCCTTGGATCTTCCCGGTCATGGGTATAGTTCCCATGCAAAGTCGGGCTTTTACCCATTTCATGACTATCTCGATGTACTCAATCAGGTTATTACTGAGCTGAAAACGCCAGTGCATCTGGTGGGGCACTCAATGGGAGCGTTGATATCCAGTTGCTATAGTGCTGCCTTTTCAGAGCATGTGTTGAGTCTTACTCAAATAGAGGGCTATGGGCCCATGTTTGAGCCTGAGCACAATGCCATTTCTCGTCTTAAAAAGGGTATTCAGAGCCGCCAGCGAATCATTAATAAACCGCGACGCTTGTTTCCCGATATTGCTCCTATGTTAGCGCTTAGGGCATCAAGCACCGAATTGACCGAAGAGCAGATAGCACCCATTGTGCATCGTGACATCATCGAGCAAAAGTTTGGCTGGCAGTGGCGCCACGACCCGAGACTCAAAGCCGACTCTTTGTATCGAATGTCAGAGTCGCATGCAAAGCAGGTTCTTAATCTGCTTCCGAATAAAAATCTTCTGATTCTGGGTAAAACTGGCTTTGCTGGTTTACCTCACCACTTTGAGCAACATGGCAATCCAAATACCAAGCTCCTTGAGATTGAGGGCGGTCATCATTGCCACATTTCTACACCTGAGCCCATCGCTCGTGCATTTTTCGAGCTATTGAATGCTTAA